One window from the genome of Paraneptunicella aestuarii encodes:
- a CDS encoding helix-turn-helix domain-containing protein: MGERKIKVAELSRETGINKNTLHRMYKETASRIELDVVETLCRHLDIGIADLYEITDE, from the coding sequence ATGGGTGAGCGTAAAATTAAAGTTGCTGAGCTTTCCAGAGAGACAGGAATTAATAAAAACACGTTACATAGGATGTATAAGGAAACTGCTTCGAGAATTGAGCTAGATGTAGTAGAAACACTCTGCCGCCACCTTGATATAGGCATCGCAGATTTATATGAAATTACTGATGAATAA